In a genomic window of Styela clava chromosome 11, kaStyClav1.hap1.2, whole genome shotgun sequence:
- the LOC120347763 gene encoding caspase-3-like isoform X1 has protein sequence MDDKGSKEDDNVKDDKIIDDHEKFDHVIEDLYQEPIKLRRPSKTGDKVDAKNEAAPSLPPKIRNVDVVPAFREASSSAFDNSETMNAGNILTMDNQKKQKEVREDKDVSVHDLLGKNEVEVHQSATSESIKAFFGSDKDTVDAGREAGPSYEYNMKHKARGCFLIFNHMYFLPHLGVNSRKGTHEDAKNLEKTAKKLGFEYVRIFDDLNVKDIRSWVARVSKADHSNYDCFAMAILTHGDEGDILYAHDEKYHLDDITEPFMASNCPTLARKPKMFFIQNEFSCDYSYKMPCKKFTQQIQLSNADFLLFNSALLAEACRGVMLDDGAHTTGDTVDAVINKVSNQAQQEAMIIPNAADFLLAFSTVPGYYAWRNQACGSWFIQALCKCLLEFGDRLELMQIMTRVNRMVAYDFTSYSKGNPDFHGKKQIPSIVTRLTHEVFFRKKGKRSPSPLRQKHKEPAIEAKQLTLDGKMLSSEDKQNKVPHLKGLKETDL, from the exons ATGGATGATAAag GTTCCAAAGAAGACGATAACGTTAAAGATGACAAAATCATTGATGATCATGAGAAGTTTGATCATGTAATCGAAGATCTCTATCAAGAACCTATAAAATTGAGaa GACCAAGTAAAACTGGAGATAAAGTTGATGCTAAAAATGAAGCTGCTCCATCTTTACCTCCAAAAATAAGAAATg TTGATGTGGTTCCAGCATTCAGAGAAGCTTCCTCATCTGCCTTTGACAATAGTGAAACTATGAATGCTGGCAATATTCTTACAATGGACAATCAGAAAAA ACAAAAAGAAGTCAGAGAAGATAAGGATGTTTCTGTCCATGATCTGTTGGGCAAAAATGAAGTCGAAGTCCACCAAAGTGCAACATCTGAAAGCATTAAAGCTTTTTTCGG aagtGATAAAGACACAGTGGATGCAGGACGCGAAGCAGGACCAAGTTATGAATACAATATGAAACATAAAGCTCGCGGTTGTTTCCTCATATTCAATCATATG TATTTTCTTCCACACTTGGGAGTCAATTCGCGGAAAGGAACTCATGAAGATGccaaaaatcttgaaaaaacTGCAAAAAAACTTGGATTTGAGTATGTTCGTATCTTTGACGACTTGAACGTCAAGGACATCAGGAGTTGGGTCGCAAGAG TGTCCAAAGCAGATCATAGCAATTATGATTGCTTTGCAATGGCAATATTGACACATGGTGATGAAGGTGATATTTTATATGCTCATGATGAAAAATATCATTTGGATGACATTACTGAACCATTCATGGCTTCTAATTGTCCGACACTTGCCAGAAAACCAAAGATGTTTTTCATCCAG AATGAGTTTTCCTGTGATTATTCCTATAAAATGCCATGTAAGAAATTTACTCAACAAATACAACTTAGTAATGCagattttcttctttttaattCGGCTCTACTTGCTGAG gcTTGTAGAGGAGTGATGTTAGATgatggtgcacatactacgggagacaCTGTTGATGCTGTAATCAATAAAGTATCAAACCAAGCCCAACAAGAAGCAATGATTATTCCAAATGCTGCCGATTTTCTTTTGGCATTTTCAACTGTTCCAG GATATTACGCATGGAGAAATCAAGCATGTGGCTCTTGGTTTATCCAAGCATTGTGCAAATGCCTTTTAGAATTTGGAGATAGACTTGAATTAATGCAG ATTATGACCAGAGTCAACAGGATGGTTGCCTATGATTTCACATCTTATTCAAAAGGAAATCCAGATTTTCATGGAAAGAAACAAATCCCTTCAATTGTAACAAGGTTGACACATGAAGtatttttcaggaaaaaggggaAGCGGTCTCCATCACCTTTACGTCAG AAACATAAGGAGCCTGCGATTGAAGCTAAGCAATTAACTTTGGATGGTAAAATGTTGTCATCTGAagacaaacaaaataaagttCCACATTTAAAAGGACTCAAAGAAACTGATTTATAA
- the LOC120347763 gene encoding caspase-3-like isoform X3, translated as MDDKGSKEDDNVKDDKIIDDHEKFDHVIEDLYQEPIKLRRPSKTGDKVDAKNEAAPSLPPKIRNVDVVPAFREASSSAFDNSETMNAGNILTMDNQKKQKEVREDKDVSVHDLLGKNEVEVHQSATSESIKAFFGSDKDTVDAGREAGPSYEYNMKHKARGCFLIFNHMYFLPHLGVNSRKGTHEDAKNLEKTAKKLGFEYVRIFDDLNVKDIRSWVARVSKADHSNYDCFAMAILTHGDEGDILYAHDEKYHLDDITEPFMASNCPTLARKPKMFFIQACRGVMLDDGAHTTGDTVDAVINKVSNQAQQEAMIIPNAADFLLAFSTVPGYYAWRNQACGSWFIQALCKCLLEFGDRLELMQIMTRVNRMVAYDFTSYSKGNPDFHGKKQIPSIVTRLTHEVFFRKKGKRSPSPLRQKHKEPAIEAKQLTLDGKMLSSEDKQNKVPHLKGLKETDL; from the exons ATGGATGATAAag GTTCCAAAGAAGACGATAACGTTAAAGATGACAAAATCATTGATGATCATGAGAAGTTTGATCATGTAATCGAAGATCTCTATCAAGAACCTATAAAATTGAGaa GACCAAGTAAAACTGGAGATAAAGTTGATGCTAAAAATGAAGCTGCTCCATCTTTACCTCCAAAAATAAGAAATg TTGATGTGGTTCCAGCATTCAGAGAAGCTTCCTCATCTGCCTTTGACAATAGTGAAACTATGAATGCTGGCAATATTCTTACAATGGACAATCAGAAAAA ACAAAAAGAAGTCAGAGAAGATAAGGATGTTTCTGTCCATGATCTGTTGGGCAAAAATGAAGTCGAAGTCCACCAAAGTGCAACATCTGAAAGCATTAAAGCTTTTTTCGG aagtGATAAAGACACAGTGGATGCAGGACGCGAAGCAGGACCAAGTTATGAATACAATATGAAACATAAAGCTCGCGGTTGTTTCCTCATATTCAATCATATG TATTTTCTTCCACACTTGGGAGTCAATTCGCGGAAAGGAACTCATGAAGATGccaaaaatcttgaaaaaacTGCAAAAAAACTTGGATTTGAGTATGTTCGTATCTTTGACGACTTGAACGTCAAGGACATCAGGAGTTGGGTCGCAAGAG TGTCCAAAGCAGATCATAGCAATTATGATTGCTTTGCAATGGCAATATTGACACATGGTGATGAAGGTGATATTTTATATGCTCATGATGAAAAATATCATTTGGATGACATTACTGAACCATTCATGGCTTCTAATTGTCCGACACTTGCCAGAAAACCAAAGATGTTTTTCATCCAG gcTTGTAGAGGAGTGATGTTAGATgatggtgcacatactacgggagacaCTGTTGATGCTGTAATCAATAAAGTATCAAACCAAGCCCAACAAGAAGCAATGATTATTCCAAATGCTGCCGATTTTCTTTTGGCATTTTCAACTGTTCCAG GATATTACGCATGGAGAAATCAAGCATGTGGCTCTTGGTTTATCCAAGCATTGTGCAAATGCCTTTTAGAATTTGGAGATAGACTTGAATTAATGCAG ATTATGACCAGAGTCAACAGGATGGTTGCCTATGATTTCACATCTTATTCAAAAGGAAATCCAGATTTTCATGGAAAGAAACAAATCCCTTCAATTGTAACAAGGTTGACACATGAAGtatttttcaggaaaaaggggaAGCGGTCTCCATCACCTTTACGTCAG AAACATAAGGAGCCTGCGATTGAAGCTAAGCAATTAACTTTGGATGGTAAAATGTTGTCATCTGAagacaaacaaaataaagttCCACATTTAAAAGGACTCAAAGAAACTGATTTATAA
- the LOC120347763 gene encoding caspase-3-like isoform X2 — protein MDDKGSKEDDNVKDDKIIDDHEKFDHVIEDLYQEPIKLRRPSKTGDKVDAKNEAAPSLPPKIRNVDVVPAFREASSSAFDNSETMNAGNILTMDNQKKQKEVREDKDVSVHDLLGKNEVEVHQSATSESIKAFFGDKDTVDAGREAGPSYEYNMKHKARGCFLIFNHMYFLPHLGVNSRKGTHEDAKNLEKTAKKLGFEYVRIFDDLNVKDIRSWVARVSKADHSNYDCFAMAILTHGDEGDILYAHDEKYHLDDITEPFMASNCPTLARKPKMFFIQNEFSCDYSYKMPCKKFTQQIQLSNADFLLFNSALLAEACRGVMLDDGAHTTGDTVDAVINKVSNQAQQEAMIIPNAADFLLAFSTVPGYYAWRNQACGSWFIQALCKCLLEFGDRLELMQIMTRVNRMVAYDFTSYSKGNPDFHGKKQIPSIVTRLTHEVFFRKKGKRSPSPLRQKHKEPAIEAKQLTLDGKMLSSEDKQNKVPHLKGLKETDL, from the exons ATGGATGATAAag GTTCCAAAGAAGACGATAACGTTAAAGATGACAAAATCATTGATGATCATGAGAAGTTTGATCATGTAATCGAAGATCTCTATCAAGAACCTATAAAATTGAGaa GACCAAGTAAAACTGGAGATAAAGTTGATGCTAAAAATGAAGCTGCTCCATCTTTACCTCCAAAAATAAGAAATg TTGATGTGGTTCCAGCATTCAGAGAAGCTTCCTCATCTGCCTTTGACAATAGTGAAACTATGAATGCTGGCAATATTCTTACAATGGACAATCAGAAAAA ACAAAAAGAAGTCAGAGAAGATAAGGATGTTTCTGTCCATGATCTGTTGGGCAAAAATGAAGTCGAAGTCCACCAAAGTGCAACATCTGAAAGCATTAAAGCTTTTTTCGG tGATAAAGACACAGTGGATGCAGGACGCGAAGCAGGACCAAGTTATGAATACAATATGAAACATAAAGCTCGCGGTTGTTTCCTCATATTCAATCATATG TATTTTCTTCCACACTTGGGAGTCAATTCGCGGAAAGGAACTCATGAAGATGccaaaaatcttgaaaaaacTGCAAAAAAACTTGGATTTGAGTATGTTCGTATCTTTGACGACTTGAACGTCAAGGACATCAGGAGTTGGGTCGCAAGAG TGTCCAAAGCAGATCATAGCAATTATGATTGCTTTGCAATGGCAATATTGACACATGGTGATGAAGGTGATATTTTATATGCTCATGATGAAAAATATCATTTGGATGACATTACTGAACCATTCATGGCTTCTAATTGTCCGACACTTGCCAGAAAACCAAAGATGTTTTTCATCCAG AATGAGTTTTCCTGTGATTATTCCTATAAAATGCCATGTAAGAAATTTACTCAACAAATACAACTTAGTAATGCagattttcttctttttaattCGGCTCTACTTGCTGAG gcTTGTAGAGGAGTGATGTTAGATgatggtgcacatactacgggagacaCTGTTGATGCTGTAATCAATAAAGTATCAAACCAAGCCCAACAAGAAGCAATGATTATTCCAAATGCTGCCGATTTTCTTTTGGCATTTTCAACTGTTCCAG GATATTACGCATGGAGAAATCAAGCATGTGGCTCTTGGTTTATCCAAGCATTGTGCAAATGCCTTTTAGAATTTGGAGATAGACTTGAATTAATGCAG ATTATGACCAGAGTCAACAGGATGGTTGCCTATGATTTCACATCTTATTCAAAAGGAAATCCAGATTTTCATGGAAAGAAACAAATCCCTTCAATTGTAACAAGGTTGACACATGAAGtatttttcaggaaaaaggggaAGCGGTCTCCATCACCTTTACGTCAG AAACATAAGGAGCCTGCGATTGAAGCTAAGCAATTAACTTTGGATGGTAAAATGTTGTCATCTGAagacaaacaaaataaagttCCACATTTAAAAGGACTCAAAGAAACTGATTTATAA